ctatccatactatcaaagtgcattccactctctacaatctcccatatactaggatggagagagaacaagtgactacgcattttgtggctccaaaatccgtagtcctctccatcaaagtgaggaggtttgccaagtggaatggagagcaaatgagtatttgtactttgctaaatacgagagtagtcaaaagaaaagttcgaattaaccggtttccttctctcgtagtcgtccttttgggaagaagtagactcatcgctgtcgtcgtagtaaacgatctccttgatgcgcctcgtcttcttcttcccatctttccgtctatggcccgagcccgagtcggtaggcttgtcatccttcggctcgttgacgaaagattccttctctttatcgttgatcacgatacccttccccttaggatccatctcttcgggcggttagtccctttgtgaagagaacaactttgataccaattgagagcacctagagggggggggtgaataggtgatcctgtaaaacttgaaaacttaagccaaaaaaacttggttaagcgttagcacagtaaatgccaagtggctagagaggagtctcaataaaacacaataaccacaagaaatcaaacacagagatggcacgatggttatcccgtggttcggccaagaccaacgcttgcctactccacgttgtggcgtcccaacggacgagggttgcaatcaacccctctcaagcggtccaaagacccacttgaataccacgatgttttgcttgcttttctcaatcccgtttgcgaggaatctccataacttggagcctctcgcccttacacttgaagttctcaAAGAAGCAAGGAGCAAGGGAGgatttagcaacgcacacaagacacaagaatcagagtgtcaacacgcacacaagtcgcaacaagagctcgcaacacaactcaatgagttcacaactccactagagctctatatgctatcacaatgaaacaaatgcgcagaatcgaggtcttggtgcttagaaatgttgtaggaatgcttggtgttctcctccatgcgcctaggggacccttttatagccccaaggtagctaggagccgttgagagcattctaggaaggctgatcttgccttctgtcgactggcgcaccggacagtccggtgcacaccggacactgtccggtgccagatttctttccttaactggcgaagccgaccgttggtagacttggagccgttggcgcaccggacatgtccggtgcgcaccggacagtccggtgcccccttctagccgttggcttggccacgtgtcccgcgcagatcgcgcggccgaccgttggcccggccgaccgttggctcaccggacagtccggtgcacaccggacagtccggtgaattatagccgtacgtcgccgatgaattcccgagagcggctagttcgccagagccagcctggcgcaccggacactgtccggtgcaccaccggacagtccggtgctcccagactgagcagaatcttggctgctcgagccaaggtatTTTCAATTGAATTTTttcatgtttccagcacttagacacaatacattagtccataaaataatgtactaagtctgagaaacatacctttatccttgatttgtactttgtccacctttttatacttaggcacttgtgttggacactaaatcaccaaaatacttagaaattgcccaagggcacatttccctttcagtagtccgcgagccacagttccggcctcgtctccccgagtacttcgtgatagtaatcggggttcggaaccaggtcgggaacggcgcccgtcgtatggtcgggctgaaagcctgcggaccgggtggttcgggcgagggactccgatcctccccgctgtcgtagcgtcccccacgcctggggtggtagcctcggcgcaccttctcgtcgaggtgggctcgacggttgcggtgatggtgctcgttgtcgaggcgaccctgggccgcaggcgctgtgttgcgcgtgcgcccggtgtggaccgaggctttccgcatgaatcgggaagtcgcgacgcgatgctccgaggggtagccctgccttcgggaggcagagctttcggcccgtcggaccgtggcatcctccaggagattcttgagctctccctggatacgccgcccctcggtggttgatggttccggcatcgcgcggagaagtattgccgctgcagccaggttctggccgaccccactggaagccggtggcggccttgccctgacatcgtcggtgatgcggtgctggatgccctggggtagatgacgcgcttctccggccggaggttggcctgcccattcctgcccgatgtcccggtggaacggctcaagtgttcctgctccctcgtcgagcctggcctgcatctcgcggatttgctcgagctgtgagtcctgaccctccgcagggactgggaccacagctagctcccgtaggatgtcaacgcgaggcgtaggcctagggggatcaccgttctctggtataccaagatggttgccttcgccgggaccccctagatcgacgtggaaacattcacgacttgggccgcagtccacgTCGCCGAAgcagcggctaccgtcggaacaatcggagaggcagtagtcgcatgcggtcatgaagtcccgcatggcactggggttaccaagtctggagaaatcccaacaaaagtcgggctcgtcatcttcctcggaacccgagggcccgtaggtcgagacggctgtcagccggtcccagggtgaccgcataccgtaccccggagggtttggactcgcctctatgaaagcgtccaccgaagtgaagtcgcttggtgggtcgaggctgaatccaaaaggcacgagatgggaatcggtcggtacctcttggtcgacgggcggtgacgaagtcacgtcaggggcagactgcaccgtcgtctcaggtatgagggtgacgcctagcaagtcctttgcgagcgtgccggcgtcgtccgtccgcttggagttggcgtgttgcggggaaacggcgctcgtcttcgtctcagacgcgaagtcgatgaccgacgtgtcccccgttggggcgccgacgtcgtcgactcgctcgacaaccgacgaggcgccgcctcctgcctgaccttggttgccccgcctcctcctccgtcggcgggggaggcgacgggacaaacccgattgttgttcttccgccacgtggggaagacgtcgtcgattccgccgccggcgggcgggttgacggccgccattgtcgctgtcgcatggcgggggaaggagtatcatgtcgtagctgccgtcaagggacatgaactcaagactcccgatacggagcaccgtcctgggctggaaaggttgctggagactacccatctggagcttgacgggaagctgttcgtcaacacgcagcaggcccctacctggcgcgccaactgtcggcgtttcgaccccgggggtccctggaccgacgagtaaattgtcgccgcgtgccccagcccagatgggtcggcgcgagacggagcgcaaaggggggagaagccggagggagacatgcataaaaggggaaacccgcagccttcgtgtttgtcccgcgcccaggtcgggtgcgcttgcagtaggggggtacaagagtccgcgagggagggagcgagaggcctatatgcgcgtcgtcccgtccttccccgcgcggccaaccctctctaagagggccctggaccttccttttataggcgtaaggagatggtccaggtgtacaatgggaggtgtagcagtgcgctaacgtgtctagcagagaagagctagtgccctaagtacatgccgtcgtggcagccggagaggttttggcaccctgttcgtgtggtgtcgtggccgtcggaggagtgctggagcctggcggaaggacagctgtcggggctgtcgagtccttgctgacgtctccttgcttccgtaagggggctgagagccgccgtcgtcatggagcatgcggggcgccatcattacttgtttaccggggcgagccagatgggacgccggtcttgttcaccatagcctgagttagcttggggtagggtaatgatggcgcctcctgtgacatggtcggtccgagccctgggttgggcgaggcggaggctcctccgaggtcgaggtcgagtctgtcttccgaggccgaggtcgagtccgagcccctgggtcgggcgaggcggagaccgtcggctgaggccagggctgagtccgagccctggggtcgggcgaggcggagttcgtcgtcttccggggccgagcccgagtccgagccctgtggtcgggcgaggcggagtccgtcgtctttcggggccgagcccgagtccgagccctggggtcgggcgaggcggagtgcgtcgtcttccggggccgagcccgagtccgagccctggggtcgggcgaggcggagtccgtcgtcttctggggccgagcccgagtccgagccctggggtcgggcgaggcggagcttcctatggcgcccgaggctggacttggcctctgtcagccttactctgtcgagtggcacagcagtcggagcgacgcaggcggcgctgtcctcttgtcaggccggtcagtggagcggcgaagtgactgcggtcacttcgactctgtcgactgaagggcgtgcgtcaggataaggtgtcaggccatcattGCATTAAATtcccctgcgatacggtcggtcgtcgtggcgatttggccaagattgcttcttggcgaagactgggcctcgggcgagccgaaggtgtgtccgttgcttgagggggctctcgggcgagacgtaaatcctccggggtcggctgcccttgcccgaggctgggctcgggcgaggcgagatcgtgtcccttgagcggaccgagcctcgacttaatcgcacccatcaggcctttgcagctttgtgctgatgggggttaccagttgagattaggagtcttgggggtacccctaattatggtctccgacaAAAGTTTAAACTTATTTAAACCCTTCTAATTTATATGAATTGAGAGAAAAACGAACAACACATAAAACCTTATTCAGTTGTGCAAATACAGAGAGATTGCTGGGATTTAATCGTCTTTTATTCGAAAATAAATAGAAGGGGTTAAATCCACATCAATCTCCTCTAGTCACTTAGCAACCGAACATGCTCTACTAAGAAAGCCATAAGCACATCTTTTCAATCGTATTTTTACTTTCCACAATATCTCTTAAACTTTTGTATCTGTTTTTTATCTCGATTTTATGCTCATACTATAAATTAAAATAAACTGTGCTTAGTATCTGTACTTCTGTACTAACAATTAAGAGCGGTGTGTAGACCGCCCCCGCCCCTGAAAACCACGCCCCACTACACCGAAACCCCGCAAACCGCCCGCCAACCCCGGCAGCCCGACCTCCGTATTCATCGCTGCCGCAAACCGCCCCCAACCCCGCCCGCCCGACCTCCGTTTTCATCGCCGCCGCGCCGCACGCCCCCGCCTCCGCTCGCTCGCCCGCCCTCCGAGATCCTCGCCGCCGCAAACAGCTCGCCAACCACGCACGTTGAAAACCCCGCCCGCACGccctgcacgcccgcgcgcgattCGCGCAAAGCCCGACAGCCGCCCGCCTCCTCTCTGCGTCCTCTGCGCGTGCCTCGCGCCCGCCCCGCGAACCCCCAGCGCAAGCCCCGAGAGCGCCGGCCCTACCTCGCCTCCGAGTGCCGCTCGCCGAGCACCGCCTCCGCGACCTCAACGATGAGATCAACAAACTCCTCCGCGAGCGCGGCCACTGGGAGTGCCGCATCGTTGAGCTCGGCGGCCGCGACTGCTCCCGCAGCTCCAACGCACCGCTCATGACCGACCTCGACGGCAACATAGTCGTCGTCCCCAACCCCTCGGGCCGCGGACCAGGGTACCGCTACTTTGGCGCGGCCAGGAAGCTTCCTGGCGTGCGGGAGCTCTTCGACAAGCCGCCCGAGATGTGGAAGCGCCGCACCCGCTATGAGATCCACAAGCGCATCAATGCACGAGGACGACAAGCTCCAGATGTTGCTCTCCTTCAACTTCAAGGCCCAGGGCGCGCGGCTGGTGGAGGCGTCGCTGGAGGACCACGCGGGCCTCCTCGCCGCCATTGGTACTTTTTTAATAGATCCGCCTCACACCCCACGCTTCTCCATGCCTCCGCCCAGGCAACTCtcggccaccaccgccgccgcccaCAGACCTGCGCCCGTCGCCCGGCCGACCCAGGCGCCTCCGTGGCTTCGCTCCTCTGCCCGCCCGTGGCCCGCCCATAGACCTCCACCGACCGTCGACCCCCGTCCGGCCGTCCACTCGACGCCTGACCTTCGCCTGCGGCCGCTGCCTGGCCGCCCGTACAGCTGCAGGCCGCAGCCCCGCCTCCGATCGCCAGACTCCGCCCCTCCACCCGGCGTCCTCTGCCACAGTGCCCAACCACCCTGCGCCGCTGCAGCAGCAGGTGAGCGTCTCTCGTCCCTTTCCTACTGTCCTGTGCACACTCTAGGTTCCAGTGCTTGCTCTGTTTGATCTGCTGTTATTTTTTTAGTAGAATCGTAGATTTTCTGGAGACAGAGACATGAAGTTGATAATATACTTCTCAGTTTGTCCGGTGAAAGAAAATCTTGTCAACTATGAGCATGAAATGTTTGTTAGATCGCAGGTGAACTCAGAGAGATTATATTAGGCAATTGGGTCAGTTACTTACTTTGGCATCATACTGTTAGGCCTTTTCAAACTCTGAGTTACATCTATTAGGTATGGATGTGTGGCTGGGTCAGGGGTGACAATTGGTTGGAGTCAAGTTAGTCTTACGGAATACGGAGTATTTCACTAGGAACCCATCTATTTTGGTGTTGCATATAATACAATACTAAATGTATTCATTAAAAATCCATGAAACACAACTACTAACCCCATCTTGACAGCTAAAGCAACTGTACAAGGTCAAAGAATGGTACACTATTATTGTTGAATGCTTAGTCATGTTTCAGTCCTAACACACTGATTCCTGCATAATGCTTGTGTATCGATAACTGGTACTGTTCATGATTTGAAAATGTTGAAAAACTGAAACCTTAGTTATAACAAACATAGATCAATGTAGTAGTGCACTTAGATACTCTTCTCTCAGTAATGTCAGATATTTGTTTATTTGTTCTACTTCGATCGACCTATAGAATAAACAAATACATAAAAGATACAACAGGGAGGGGTTTGCTACATTGGTAAGGTAAATTAGCTTCCTATAAGAATTTGATAACCTATGGTTTTGTACGCTTCCAAAGATAAGGCTGGAAGGGAGAAACATGAAAATTTTTTTATGTTGAGAGACATTCCCTAGCGTCATTTAAAGGGACATGGAGGCATAGAACTGCACAAACCTGATAAACGTACAGCTACCAGATCAGTGGAAACAAGCACAAGCAAACGCACACAGTGCCGCAGTAGTTGAGTAGCATTTTTCCCAAGTGAATCCTGCCAAAATCAAAATGCAAACATGAAGAACTTCAATACAGGAGAAGTACCAGTGTCATGTAATGCTTAAAGAAATAACTCATTAATCAACTTACAAGTATCCAAGAGTATAGCGTACTTAGTCCTTCTTTAGACCCAGCAAATGATTTAAGAACATCTGTAGGAAGCTTCAATAACTCCTTAGCCAAATGTAGGCGCCCTGATGTTGTCTTTGCATTGAAGAACATTTCTTGCAGCAAAGATTCCTTGCTAACAATTGGATACATTGCATCAGATGAGTTCTTACTTAGAGCAGTAGAAAGTTCACGTGCTTCAAGTCTATTTGACATGTCCTTGACTTCATTCCTTTCACTGCCTGTCTGCATTTGGTAAGTCTGTAGCGTTTCTACCTCGGCAATATAGTCACTGCCAGTGTTCAGTAAGTCAATGATGCAAACAGCTTCTCGCAAACATTGATTGCAGGATTACCAAGTGTAATAAAACAGATTGTGTATTCCATGGCATTGCCCTcctccccgcgccgcgcccgattCATAATATATATTATGTAATATGAAAATTCACAGTATAATAGAAGATCTAGAATACATGTCATAAACAGAACATTGATTGCAGGATTACCAAGTGTAATAAAATAAATACAAGCATAGGAAAAGAAATATGTTAAGGATCTTTATTTAACCGGAAGGTAATTGATATTGCGAAGAAGACGAAAGAGGAGAGGGTCAAGTTGCTTAAAGATAGAGCAGCATACCATGTATTATTTGGACTGGCTAATGAGGTATGTTTTTATGACATTGGCCAACTAGCATCATAAATAATAAGTGTTTCTTACTTGAATTGATATGAAAAAATTGAAACTCGTGTATTTTTTCGTTTGTATTTTTTTTGATTGTAGATGGCCTCTAAAATGAAATATTTGTCCATGGTACCTTGTTTCTCCTAGGTTTTTTCCTTGTATTTTGTTTTTAAAACATTGTTTTCAGTATTTTCTTAGAAGTTTGTGAGTCATCTTCCATTTTCTAACAATATAATGGTCTGATGCTATTTAGATGGTTCTTCTGCACCTAGCATACCTAGCATGATTGGTTGAGAAATACGTTAATTCTGTGGAACCTTATTTGCTCGTAATCCAGTTGTGTCAACATTAGATGGCATCTTTTTCACAGGGCGCAACTTGCCATGATAGCAATTTGATCTCGTAGTACCAGGAGTTCATCTGACTTCAATTGTTTAATTCAATGTATGCTTGAGCTCACGGAAGGTGTAAGCCTTACTGCGACAGCGACAGCAAGGTGAGCGAGTTCATCGGTAGCTGACACAGTCTATCGTTGCACGAGCTGCCCACCCACGCCGGTATGTGAACTACCAACTTATGTTATTTGCTTTTATCTTCCAAGCTAACAAAATCCTAATTTGGTCTGCATGAGAATAAAGAACTTGAGGATAAATATGAGGGTCCGACTGAATATTTATCTTATTGGAAACCAAATGTAACAGTAAATCTTGTTGAAGACTTCACACGGTATTCACAAAATCAAGCTCTGTTTCTAAATTCGATTATGTTCCTGCAACATTGGCAATTGATTTGTACTTCTCACCCAGCCTTTTTGACAgcttcaaatctctatctctactaactattaagggggcagtgtagactgcccccgcctgcCACCCACCGCTCTGCCTCCCCCGCCGCGAAACCAGCCCCTCCCCCTGCATCGCAGCTTCTCTCGCCTCCTAAGACGCATCCCTCGCCCCCATCACAGCCACCGACTCGCGCAAGCATCGCCCCTCCCCCTCCACGGCATCGCAGTCGCGGGCGTCCTCCCGCTTCTCTCGTCCGGCCCTGTCCCGACGCGCTGGCACCCGCCCGAGACACCCACAGGAACGCCATCCATCTGGGTTCAAGAGGGTCGCCGCCCTGTTATCGTCCTCATCACCGGCGCCACCAGTAAGTCCTCGCTCCCCTTCGGTGCTCTCTCTCGTCCCCCTCATGCAAATATGGTCCGACTCGGTGATACTGAGATGGATGGTCTCCTTCTTGGCACATGCAAACTTCCTAGCATCGACCGTCCCCGCCGCGACCCCCATGCCCGCGCGCCGTCCCTACGCCCGCCGCGAAACCCTCGCCGCGACCACTCCACGGATCCCGCCGCGCGACGCCGCTACAGCACACCCGCCAGCCATGCCGCACCGCACGCGCGCATCGGCCGCTTCCCTACGCGCGCGGGAACCGCCCGCACAGCCCGCCGCGACCCGCACGCATAGCCTCTGCCCGCTGCGCCACGACAGATGCCGCATGGAGGCTGATGgtggggagctccgcctcgcttcCTTCAACGACACATGCGCTCTCGTCTCCGTGCTGGTGAGCGCCCGACAATCCCGTTGTCCCGCCGACTGATCCCTTTCGTGATTGATTCTGCGCGATGATCTTCACCCCCCCTATTTTTTCGCCCCTACCGGGATCGCTTGGACCATTGTTGCGTGAAGAAGCAGGGAAGCCACTCCCTTCAGCGACATCCTCGACAAGTACATCCAGAATGATCGCATGAAGAAGCAGGGAAGCCACTCCCGGAACCTGCGCAGGGTccgtctcggcctcggcctcattAAGGCCCTCTTCGAGCAATTCCTCGACACCGAGTACGTCTCCTTACATTCAACCAAACGCGAACACATCTCATCACTAAAGTCTGAATATTTCATGCAAGATAGGTCACCCTGACTGAATCTCAATAGTCAATACAACGTATGATGTACTTTTGTCAGTATGTGTGCGATGACAACTGTATGATCCAGAACTGGTTGTCATGTGGTTAAATACATTTGCCAAATTGCCAGCTGGTGCTCACAGGCTATTACTGCATGTGTAACTGTCAAGTGCTATGATTTGACAGATAGTTGTTTTGTTTTAAAATGATACTTATATATTGACCGGTGGCTCTGTTCTTTGGCATCTGTTTTTTTCCAGGGGACATTGTATGATGCTGCTACGACAGCTTACGGGCAGGTCTGCGCGCAGTTTCATAGCTAGGCGATCAGGAAGGTTGTTGGTGCTGGCATGTACACTCTTCCAACCAGGGAGCAGTTGATAGTGCGGCTGAATGAAACTGGTAAGCAAACATGAAGACTCACCGCATTTCAACAGATTGCAGGTTGTTTCTAATGCACTTGAATCCAAATAACATATGTTACTCTTTTCCACTATAGAACATTGTACCACATGC
This portion of the Zea mays cultivar B73 chromosome 2, Zm-B73-REFERENCE-NAM-5.0, whole genome shotgun sequence genome encodes:
- the LOC118476449 gene encoding lysine-specific histone demethylase 1 homolog 3-like; this translates as MQTGSERNEVKDMSNRLEARELSTALSKNSSDAMYPIVSKESLLQEMFFNAKTTSGRLHLAKELLKLPTDVLKSFAGSKEGLSTLYSWILDSLGKNATQLLRHCVRLLVLVSTDLVAVRLSGLCSSMPPCPFK